The DNA window CCACACGCATTTCTTCAAGATCTTTGCCACCGTATCGTCTCCTCCATAGGAAAAGCCAATCCGGTAAGGAATTCCGATTCCCGTTCCATAAAGCACTCCAAAAGCCGCGATCGCAATCAGTTTATCTTCAAAAATAATCTGTACATCCACAAAACTCAGAACCCACAAAACCATAGGATACAAAAGCGAAAGGATAACAATATTCGAAGCATCCCTTTTTCCCAATGTAAAATAGGTCAAAACCAGGATCAAGATTGTAATAGCATAATAGATCAGCGCGTAATTAATTCCTGTAAAGTATTCTAATGTCATAGAAATACCTGTAATCCCTGGCGTTGACAATCCATTTGGGATCAAGATCCAGTTGGTCGCGATACTGCAGCACAGGCATCCCAGAATCAAAAGAAACGCACATTTGATTTGAGCCTTCTTCATCTTTTGTACCCCTCCTCATGACATAGTACCGGTCTACTAAAGCCGCCTGTATATTATGATATTATGGACGTCCGGGGGTTGTCAATATTTCTCTCCAAAATCCCTCTAAACGCCTCAAAGCCAGGCTGTCGCCCCTACGGCTTCAACTGCCCGCGCGCCGCATTGATTGGCAAAATCCGCACACTCCCGAATTGTTTTCCCTTCTGAAAGAGCCGCCAGAAAGCCGCCCGCAAAACTGTCGCCAGCGCCGGTAGTGTCCACACAGCGAACTTGTCCTACTGCCGGCGCCCAAAATGTTTCTGTTTGCGTCGCCGCATAACAGCCCCTCTTCCCGCATTTGATCACCACGTGGGAAACTCCCGCCTTCTGAAGCTCTTCCGCCGCTTCTTCCACAGAATCCTTCCTGGTCAGCAGTTTGGCCTCCTCTTCATTTGGGAAAAGATAGTCTACATACCGCAAAGCCGGCGCCATATCCCTAGCCGTTTCATGATTCTTGCATCTCGTCATATCCGCGCAGACCGTGATCCCCTGTTCCTTAGCCGCCCGAAAGATCTGCTCCAGTTCATTTACAGTAAGCAGCGGTGAAACAAACATACTGGCAAGGCAAAGAATTTTCGTATCTTCAGCAAAAGGCAAATGGATGTGTTCTATTCCCAGCTTTCTAAGACTTCCATTTGGATTTGTCAAGAAAGAACGCTCTCCATTCTTTTGTATCAACACCGTATTGATTCCGGTCACCATATCTTCTGTGACGCACGAGTCATCCACAGAAACGCCTTTCTCTCGAAGATATTCCAGGATCATCCTTCCTGCCATATCCTTTCCCAGTACTGTCCAAAGCTGAACCTCTTTTCCAAGTCCCGCCAAAACCAAAGCCTCATTCGCCGCGTCCCCGCCAATATTCATCCGCATATCCTGCACTGGCATCGAACCCTTCTCAAACATATCCCGATCAACGGGTCTGGCCAGAATATCAATAATAGCCGCCCCAATAATAGTAATCTTCATCTGCTGTACCTTCTCCTAAATTGTGAAAATTCTGTGAACAAGGACGTAGTAAAGTTTAAAAAGGCTACGTCCCAAATTACGATAAAATATACCGATATATGCCCTCCGCGGCTCCGTTTTTATCATTTGCCGGCAATATATACTCTGCTTTCTTTTTTAGCTCCGGAACCGCATTTCCCATAGCCATGCGCAGTCCGGCCGCCTCAAACATGGGCAGGTCGTTTTCTCCGTCTCCAATGCATGCCACTTCTTCTTCCCGGATTCCAAGATAACCGGCCAGTTCTTTTAACGCGTCTCCCTTGGATGTTTGTTTTGCGAAGATCTCCGCATAGATTTTTGTATACGCGCCGGACAACTGGGGAAATTCTTCTAAGATACGTTTTGTTTTTTCACGTGAACCAGGTTTCAGGAAATAAAATTGAATTTCTTCTATCGCATCTGCCGCTTTCTGGACTGCACTCCTCATTTCCGCGACATGCCGGATCGCTTGCGCATCTTTCCCAAACATAACACGCCCCGCCGCGGACAGCGCCTTCCCCTGCACGAAGTATTCATGGTCTATATGGGCGGTTATGCCTACCCCTACTCTTTTACTTCTTTCCAGCAGCGTCAGGGCGGTCTCCTTATCGATCAGCTTTTCAGAAAGGAGTTTTTGTCCCAGACAGTCTATGATTCTGGCTCCATTCGATGTGATCACATATCGGTAAATATCCTTCCGTTCTCTCAGACGATGGGGCAGGCAGGAAAGGCACCGGCCTGTCGCCGGCACGACTATCACCCCTGCTTTGGCCGACTCTTCTAATGCGCGCAATGTCCGATCGGTCATCCGGCTTCTGCGGTCCAGGCAGGTCCCATCCATATCAACCGCAAGCATCTTAATCTTTCTCATTCTATCGCTTCCACTCTTTAGTAAAACAAAATCAGGGAAGAGCACAAACACTCTTCCCTGTACTTTGTTTTTCGTCTTTCAGAATTACTCGATGATTGTAGCAACTCTTCCTGATCCTACAGTACGTCCGCCTTCACGGATAGCGAAACGAAGTCCCTGCTCCATAGCTACTGGATGGATCAGCTCAATGCTCATCTCTACGTTATCTCCAGGCATGCACATCTCTGTTCCTTCTGGCAGGTTGCAGACACCTGTAACGTCTGTTGTTCTGAAGTAGAACTGAGGACGATAGTTATTGAAGAAAGGAGTATGACGTCCACCTTCATCTTTGGTCAGAACGTATACCTGAGCGGTAAATTTGTGATGGCAGGTTACAGAACCTGGTTTACACAGAACCTGACCTCTTTCGATCTCGTCTCTCTGAACACCACGAAGAAGCGCTCCGATGTTGTCACCAGCCTGAGCCTCGTCAAGCAGTTTACGGAACATCTCAACACCTGTTACAACAGTCTTCTTGGTCTCTTCTTTGATACCAACGATCTCTACTTCATCAGATACATGAAGAGTTCCACGCTCTACTCTACCAGTAGCAACTGTTCCACGTCCTGTGATAGAGAATACGTCCTCTACAGGCATCAGGAATGGCTTATCTGTATCACGCTCTGGATCTGGGATATAGCTGTCAACAGCATCCATCAGTTCCATGATCTTGTCTCCCCACTCTCCGTCTGGATCTTCCAGAGCTTTCAGAGCGGATCCCTGGATGATCGGAGTGTCATCGCCTGGGAACTCATACTCGTCAAGGAGTTCGCGGATTTCCATCTCAACCAGCTCAAGCAGCTCCTCATCGTCTACCATATCACATTTGTTCATGAATACAACGATGTAAGGAACGCCTACCTGACGAGAAAGCAGGATGTGCTCTCTTGTCTGAGCCATAACACCATCGGTAGCAGCTACTACCAAGATCGCGCCGTCCATCTGAGCGGCACCAGTGATCATGTTTTTAACATAGTCCGCATGTCCCGGGCAGTCAACGTGAGCATAGTGACGTTTGTCAGTCTCATACTCTACGTGAGCGGTAGAAATCGTGATTCCACGTTCTCTCTCTTCCGGAGCCTTGTCGATGTTATCGAATGCAACCTCTGCGTTACCAGCTACTCTCTTGGAAAGTACCTTTGTGATCGCAGCTGTCAGAGTAGTTTTACCATGGTCAACGTGACCGATGGTACCGATATTACAATGCGGTTTTGTTCTTTCAAATTTAGCTTTTGCCATTTTGAATATCCTCCTTATAATAGCGCCTGCAAGGGCATTTTCATAAAATTTTACGTTTTTGCTCGGCTAAGATTGATTATATTTCAAATCCTACAGTTTTTCAAGCCTTTTTCATATTTAATTACTCATTTTTCCCAGATAATACTTTTTCCTGTACAGATTTCGGTACCGGTTCGTATTTCTCAAAGAACATTGAGTAGTTTCCGCGTCCCTGTGTCCTGGAACGAAGATCTGTGGAGTATCCAAACATCTCAGACAACGGCACATATCCGCGAACGATCTTGCCGCCGCCCAGGTCATCCATACCCTCGATCCGTCCACGACGGGAGTTGATATCGCCGATGACGTCGCCCATGTATTCTTCCGGCATGGTGACTTCCACCTTCATGATCGGCTCAAGAAGTACTGGCGCCGCTTTCTTCATAGCGTCTTTGAACGCCAGAGAACCTGCGATGTGGAACGCCATCTCACTGGAGTCTACCTCGTGGTAAGATCCATCGTATACGTTAGCGTGGATACCTACTACCGGGAATCCTCCCAGGATACCGGACTGCATAGCTTCCTCGATACCTTCTCCAACAGCCGGGATGTATTCCTTCGGAATCGCTCCTCCGACTACAGTAGATTCAAACTTGTAAGTTTCCTCACCATTGACATCCATTGGCTCGAATTTAACTTTACAGTGTCCGTACTGTCCACGTCCGCCAGACTGTTTTGCGTACTTGCTGTCTACGTCAACAGCTTTGGTAAATGCTTCTTTGTAAGCAACCTGAGGCGCTCCTACATTAGCCTCCACCTTAAATTCACGCAGAAGTCTGTCTACGATGATCTCCAAATGAAGTTCTCCCATTCCGGCGATGATGGTCTGACCGGTCTCATGGTCAGTATGCGCACGGAAAGTCGGGTCTTCTTCCGCCAGCTTCGCAAGAGACTCGCCAAGCTTGCCCTGGGAAGCCTTTGTCTTTGGCTCGATGGCCAGCTCGATAACCGGCTCTGGGAACTCCATGGACTCCAGGATTACCGGATGCTGCTCGTCACAGATGGTATCACCTGTGGTTGAGAACTTGAATCCGATCGCCGCAGCGATGTCTCCGGAGTAAACCTTGTCAAGTTCCTGTCTCTTATTGGCGTGCATCTGAAGGATACGGCCTACACGCTCTTTCTTTCCTTTTGTCGCGTTCAGGACATAAGAACCGGAATTCACCGTTCCTGAATAAGCGCGGAAATAAGCAAGTTTTCCAACAAACGGGTCTGTCATGATCTTGAATACAAGAGCGGAAAACGGCTCTTCATCAGAAGAGTGTCTTACAATCTCGTTTCCATCCATGTCTACGCCCTGAATCGGCGGGATGTCTGTCGGCGCCGGCATATATTCCAGAACCGCATCCAGGAGTTTCTGCACTCCCTTATTTCTGTAAGCAGATCCGCAGCATACCGGGATTGCTTTGCACTCGCAGGTCGCTTTTCTCAGTACCCGCTTCAGATCATCGATAGAAGGTTCATTTCCCTCCAGATATTCCATCATCAGATCATCGTCCAGATCACAGATCTTCTCTACCAGTTCTGTCCGGTAAAGTTCCGCGTCATCCTTCATATCCTCTGGAATCTCTCCGATGGTGATGTCATCGCCCTTCTCATCATTATAAATGTAGGACTGCATCTCCATCAGATCGATGATTCCCTTGAAATCATCTTCTTTGCCGATCGGAAGCTGCAGGCAGATCGCGTTTTTCCCAAGTCTGGTACGTATCTGCTCTACCGCGTTATAAAAATCGGCGCCGAGAATGTCCATCTTATTGATGAACGCCATTCTCGGAACGTTGTATGTGTCAGCCTGACGCCATACATTTTCTGACTGAGGCTCAACGCCGCCTTTGGCGCAGAATACGCCTACCGCACCGTCCAGTACACGCAGAGAACGTTCTACCTCTACCGTAAAGTCAACGTGCCCCGGGGTATCAATGATATTGATCCTGTGTTCCGGCGCTCCCGGCTTTGGCTTCCCATTCTCTTCCAATGTCCAGTGACAGGTGGTAGCAGCGGAAGTGATCGTGATACCTCTTTCCTGCTCCTGCTCCATCCAGTCCATTGTCGCAGTACCTTCATGAGTATCACCAATCTTATAGTTTACGCCGGTATAATAGAGAATACGCTCTGTCAGCGTAGTCTTGCCGGCATCGATATGAGCCATGATACCAATATTTCTGGTTCTCTCTAATGGATATTCTCTTCCAGCCATTGTTGCCTCCTAGAATCTGTAGTGAGCAAATGCTTTATTTGCTTCAGCCATCTTGTGCATATCTTCTTTTCTCTTCACGGCTGCGCCTGTGTTGTTGGCCGCATCCATGATCTCATTCGCCAGTCTTTCTTCCATCGTCTTCTCGCCTCTTGCGCGGGAGAAGTTGGTCAGCCAGCGAAGAGCCAGCGCCTGTCTTCTGTCGGCTCTTACCTCGATCGGCACCTGATAGGTTGCTCCACCGATACGTCTTGCCTTTACTTCCAATACAGGCATAATGTTGTTCATTGCCTCTTCGAATACTTCGATCGCCGGTTTTCCGGTCTTATCGGCAACTCTTTCAAACGCTCCATATACAATCTTCTGAGCGATACCCTTCTTACCGTCTAACATAATGTTATTGATAAGCTTCGTTACCACTTTGTTATTGTACAATGGATCCGCTAATACGTCTCTTTTCTGAGTATGTCCTTTACGTGGCACGGTCCTTCCCTCCTTAAACATTGTGTTCTATCAAGAACAGCAGAGAAACATAAAAAATGTTTTTAGAA is part of the Lachnospiraceae bacterium KGMB03038 genome and encodes:
- the tuf gene encoding elongation factor Tu is translated as MAKAKFERTKPHCNIGTIGHVDHGKTTLTAAITKVLSKRVAGNAEVAFDNIDKAPEERERGITISTAHVEYETDKRHYAHVDCPGHADYVKNMITGAAQMDGAILVVAATDGVMAQTREHILLSRQVGVPYIVVFMNKCDMVDDEELLELVEMEIRELLDEYEFPGDDTPIIQGSALKALEDPDGEWGDKIMELMDAVDSYIPDPERDTDKPFLMPVEDVFSITGRGTVATGRVERGTLHVSDEVEIVGIKEETKKTVVTGVEMFRKLLDEAQAGDNIGALLRGVQRDEIERGQVLCKPGSVTCHHKFTAQVYVLTKDEGGRHTPFFNNYRPQFYFRTTDVTGVCNLPEGTEMCMPGDNVEMSIELIHPVAMEQGLRFAIREGGRTVGSGRVATIIE
- a CDS encoding HAD family phosphatase; its protein translation is MRKIKMLAVDMDGTCLDRRSRMTDRTLRALEESAKAGVIVVPATGRCLSCLPHRLRERKDIYRYVITSNGARIIDCLGQKLLSEKLIDKETALTLLERSKRVGVGITAHIDHEYFVQGKALSAAGRVMFGKDAQAIRHVAEMRSAVQKAADAIEEIQFYFLKPGSREKTKRILEEFPQLSGAYTKIYAEIFAKQTSKGDALKELAGYLGIREEEVACIGDGENDLPMFEAAGLRMAMGNAVPELKKKAEYILPANDKNGAAEGIYRYILS
- a CDS encoding sugar kinase, whose product is MKITIIGAAIIDILARPVDRDMFEKGSMPVQDMRMNIGGDAANEALVLAGLGKEVQLWTVLGKDMAGRMILEYLREKGVSVDDSCVTEDMVTGINTVLIQKNGERSFLTNPNGSLRKLGIEHIHLPFAEDTKILCLASMFVSPLLTVNELEQIFRAAKEQGITVCADMTRCKNHETARDMAPALRYVDYLFPNEEEAKLLTRKDSVEEAAEELQKAGVSHVVIKCGKRGCYAATQTETFWAPAVGQVRCVDTTGAGDSFAGGFLAALSEGKTIRECADFANQCGARAVEAVGATAWL
- the fusA gene encoding elongation factor G, whose amino-acid sequence is MAGREYPLERTRNIGIMAHIDAGKTTLTERILYYTGVNYKIGDTHEGTATMDWMEQEQERGITITSAATTCHWTLEENGKPKPGAPEHRINIIDTPGHVDFTVEVERSLRVLDGAVGVFCAKGGVEPQSENVWRQADTYNVPRMAFINKMDILGADFYNAVEQIRTRLGKNAICLQLPIGKEDDFKGIIDLMEMQSYIYNDEKGDDITIGEIPEDMKDDAELYRTELVEKICDLDDDLMMEYLEGNEPSIDDLKRVLRKATCECKAIPVCCGSAYRNKGVQKLLDAVLEYMPAPTDIPPIQGVDMDGNEIVRHSSDEEPFSALVFKIMTDPFVGKLAYFRAYSGTVNSGSYVLNATKGKKERVGRILQMHANKRQELDKVYSGDIAAAIGFKFSTTGDTICDEQHPVILESMEFPEPVIELAIEPKTKASQGKLGESLAKLAEEDPTFRAHTDHETGQTIIAGMGELHLEIIVDRLLREFKVEANVGAPQVAYKEAFTKAVDVDSKYAKQSGGRGQYGHCKVKFEPMDVNGEETYKFESTVVGGAIPKEYIPAVGEGIEEAMQSGILGGFPVVGIHANVYDGSYHEVDSSEMAFHIAGSLAFKDAMKKAAPVLLEPIMKVEVTMPEEYMGDVIGDINSRRGRIEGMDDLGGGKIVRGYVPLSEMFGYSTDLRSRTQGRGNYSMFFEKYEPVPKSVQEKVLSGKNE
- the rpsG gene encoding 30S ribosomal protein S7, translating into MFKEGRTVPRKGHTQKRDVLADPLYNNKVVTKLINNIMLDGKKGIAQKIVYGAFERVADKTGKPAIEVFEEAMNNIMPVLEVKARRIGGATYQVPIEVRADRRQALALRWLTNFSRARGEKTMEERLANEIMDAANNTGAAVKRKEDMHKMAEANKAFAHYRF